One genomic segment of Methanolinea mesophila includes these proteins:
- a CDS encoding YwbE family protein has product MKQDKDGRQRKNIVPGTTVGVVQKKDQASGKITTGTVGAILTGSSFHPHGIKVRLTSGIVGRVQEIGENINP; this is encoded by the coding sequence GTGAAACAGGATAAAGACGGCCGTCAGAGAAAGAACATAGTACCGGGCACGACCGTAGGCGTCGTACAGAAGAAGGACCAGGCGAGCGGCAAAATCACCACCGGCACGGTGGGTGCGATCCTGACCGGTTCTTCCTTTCACCCCCACGGAATAAAAGTCCGGCTGACAAGCGGTATCGTGGGGAGAGTGCAGGAGATCGGGGAGAATATCAATCCCTGA
- a CDS encoding UbiA family prenyltransferase: MESFVHEDFRKPWYSWSKLLNSFISRPVAFFEFLVFSSLYLSMAAAGMAWCSCTLQGIPCSVPIVLVLCLVVFSVYNLNRRTDQAEDALNHERRFSFTSRFERPLFLAALASYALAVGIALYSGSFIGCGIAMIPLFCGILYSVPIIPRGWGVRRLKEIPLVKNILVSFAWGATFALIPVALSGLAPGGASLLTFVFIFSWTFVASVLPDIRDMKGDALVGVVTIPVVLGISRSRVLLTVINLIAGAVILTLGIRTQPLASTGLLICSLAYSQGCILAIGHDHSADFLCDVISDGQFLVLGALFFVLTYAYMAFTGLAVLQ, translated from the coding sequence ATGGAATCATTTGTCCATGAAGATTTCAGGAAACCCTGGTACTCCTGGTCGAAACTGTTAAATTCTTTTATTTCCAGGCCGGTTGCGTTCTTCGAGTTTTTGGTGTTCAGCTCCCTCTATCTGAGCATGGCCGCCGCAGGGATGGCCTGGTGTTCCTGTACCCTCCAGGGAATACCGTGTTCGGTTCCCATTGTGCTTGTGCTCTGCCTTGTGGTATTCTCGGTGTACAACCTGAACCGGAGGACTGACCAGGCCGAAGATGCACTGAACCACGAGCGCAGGTTCTCGTTCACCAGCCGTTTTGAGCGTCCGCTCTTCCTCGCGGCGCTGGCCAGTTATGCCCTCGCAGTTGGCATCGCACTGTATTCCGGTTCCTTCATCGGATGCGGGATCGCGATGATCCCCCTGTTCTGCGGGATACTCTATAGTGTCCCGATCATCCCCCGGGGGTGGGGTGTCCGCCGGCTGAAAGAGATTCCCCTGGTAAAGAACATCCTGGTGTCGTTCGCCTGGGGAGCAACATTTGCCCTTATTCCGGTCGCACTCTCCGGGCTTGCCCCTGGTGGGGCCTCTCTGCTCACCTTCGTATTTATCTTCTCCTGGACGTTCGTCGCATCGGTGCTTCCCGATATCAGGGATATGAAAGGTGATGCCCTTGTGGGGGTCGTGACCATACCGGTAGTGCTGGGAATCTCGCGATCGAGGGTGCTGCTTACCGTCATCAATCTGATCGCAGGCGCAGTCATACTGACATTGGGAATCCGAACCCAGCCGCTCGCTTCAACCGGTCTTCTGATATGTTCCCTCGCGTACTCCCAGGGGTGTATACTCGCCATCGGTCATGATCACTCGGCTGATTTCCTCTGCGACGTAATCTCCGACGGGCAGTTCCTTGTATTGGGAGCACTGTTCTTCGTTCTCACGTACGCGTATATGGCATTTACGGGTCTCGCGGTCCTCCAATAA
- a CDS encoding esterase/lipase family protein gives MILRPVVLVHGWNSHPGVWNRLVPLLEERGIPVWNFSHDKCGNRDPGEIAYLLQDYLRERRDAARYQGEIDLVCHSMGGCIARYLIEVIDGKERSERVRQLIGLAPPNNGSALAELFFDPDQGPGIIERLTGSFVPPGFEPGEDRIVREFRFKSRTIARLKESGTREDIAYRMILSENPCSKPEFFPPFEGRTWEYLPGKGWNETYSGDGIVPHRDSWLAGAEHVILPAHAEPAVSPPDRYCHIHLPRNAEVIARVMEYLTTPDNGC, from the coding sequence ATGATCCTTCGTCCCGTTGTCCTGGTCCACGGATGGAACAGCCACCCGGGGGTCTGGAACCGCCTCGTCCCCCTGCTTGAAGAGAGGGGTATCCCTGTATGGAATTTTTCGCACGATAAATGCGGAAACCGGGATCCCGGCGAGATCGCCTATCTCCTGCAGGACTACCTCAGAGAAAGGAGGGATGCCGCACGATACCAGGGCGAGATCGACCTGGTCTGCCATTCCATGGGGGGGTGTATCGCAAGGTATCTTATCGAGGTGATCGACGGGAAGGAACGGTCCGAACGTGTCCGCCAGCTCATCGGGCTTGCCCCCCCCAACAACGGTTCAGCCCTTGCCGAACTCTTTTTCGACCCCGATCAGGGTCCCGGGATCATCGAACGGCTCACGGGTTCCTTCGTCCCCCCGGGGTTCGAACCGGGCGAAGACAGGATAGTGAGGGAGTTCCGGTTTAAAAGCCGGACGATCGCCCGCTTAAAGGAGTCGGGTACCCGCGAGGATATCGCGTACCGTATGATCCTTTCTGAAAACCCGTGTTCGAAGCCGGAGTTTTTTCCCCCGTTCGAGGGCCGGACCTGGGAATACCTGCCCGGCAAGGGGTGGAACGAGACCTATTCCGGGGACGGGATCGTCCCTCACCGCGACTCCTGGCTCGCCGGTGCGGAGCACGTGATACTGCCGGCACACGCGGAACCGGCGGTTTCACCTCCCGATCGGTACTGCCATATCCACCTCCCCCGGAACGCGGAGGTCATCGCCCGGGTGATGGAGTACCTTACGACCCCGGATAACGGCTGCTAA
- a CDS encoding Fpg/Nei family DNA glycosylase — protein sequence MPELPEVESFRKYFETTSLHDPIAGVEVSSPSVLGDITPEELRRRLIGMEFTEVSRRGKYLFAATGDDNSGLILHFGMTGFLAYFLDMDDEPGHERVLITFLSGYHLAFDDQRKFGRVSFTEDAEEFFRMKNVGPDALELSLEQFLDLTKRPRRHIKPLLMDQSFVSGVGNIYSDEILYQAGIHPLTTTDMLDRKEKENLYRTLHRVLETAVECDADIDRYPDDWLLKHRSSGAKCPRGDCTVEKIRVSGRSTYLCPCRQKRVGDWMKCRKS from the coding sequence ATGCCAGAGCTGCCTGAAGTCGAATCGTTCAGGAAATATTTTGAGACCACATCACTGCACGATCCGATCGCCGGGGTCGAGGTGAGCAGTCCCTCGGTCCTCGGAGACATCACCCCGGAAGAACTCCGCCGGCGGCTTATCGGGATGGAATTCACCGAAGTCTCCCGAAGAGGCAAGTATCTCTTTGCCGCTACCGGGGACGATAATTCCGGACTGATTCTCCACTTCGGAATGACGGGGTTTCTTGCCTATTTTCTGGATATGGACGATGAACCGGGTCATGAAAGGGTGCTGATTACGTTCCTGAGCGGGTACCACCTCGCATTCGACGACCAGCGGAAATTCGGCAGGGTCTCATTTACAGAGGATGCGGAGGAATTTTTCCGGATGAAAAATGTCGGCCCGGATGCACTCGAACTCTCTCTGGAGCAATTCCTCGACCTGACGAAAAGACCTCGGCGACATATCAAGCCCCTGCTGATGGACCAGTCGTTCGTCTCCGGCGTGGGGAACATTTACTCCGACGAGATCCTCTACCAGGCAGGCATCCACCCTCTTACCACCACCGACATGCTTGATCGTAAAGAGAAGGAGAACCTCTACCGTACCCTGCACAGGGTCCTTGAAACAGCGGTGGAATGTGATGCCGATATCGACCGGTATCCGGATGACTGGCTCCTGAAACACCGGTCGTCCGGGGCAAAATGTCCGCGGGGGGACTGTACGGTCGAAAAAATACGGGTTTCCGGGAGATCAACGTATCTGTGCCCCTGCCGGCAGAAACGTGTCGGGGACTGGATGAAGTGCCGGAAATCATGA
- a CDS encoding CxxC-x17-CxxC domain-containing protein, whose translation MDGRNNYGGQRRNFGPREMHKAVCSDCGKECEVPFKPTEGRPVYCNECLPKYRKPRY comes from the coding sequence ATGGACGGAAGAAATAATTACGGTGGGCAGAGAAGAAATTTCGGCCCTCGCGAGATGCATAAGGCAGTTTGTTCTGACTGTGGAAAAGAGTGTGAGGTTCCCTTCAAGCCCACCGAGGGGAGACCTGTTTACTGTAACGAGTGCCTTCCGAAATACCGGAAGCCCAGGTACTAA
- a CDS encoding DUF308 domain-containing protein: MVSYCHLCTTRSWKTPLALGMCGIILGGLLFLFPSQALRVLIYLTGAIAVLIGIVLLFIAWTISRSGSPFALIPLLIGLLVIILGVFALLYPNVAGTFIAVIIAALCIIAGLGGAFTGGIQNGPILRRIAITVGGIALAALGVAILLYPDLTTAGIVKILGIFIFIAGIVSLAGSVVLRARIRRCAPREVEVPEKYLE, translated from the coding sequence ATGGTATCGTATTGCCACCTCTGCACCACAAGGTCGTGGAAAACCCCCCTCGCGCTGGGGATGTGTGGGATAATCCTCGGAGGCCTGCTCTTTCTCTTTCCTTCGCAGGCGCTCCGGGTCCTGATCTACCTGACCGGTGCCATCGCGGTCCTCATAGGCATCGTCCTCCTGTTTATCGCCTGGACGATATCCAGATCAGGGAGCCCGTTTGCTCTCATTCCATTACTGATCGGTCTGCTGGTGATAATCCTCGGGGTGTTCGCACTTCTCTATCCCAATGTTGCCGGGACATTTATCGCGGTGATAATTGCGGCCTTGTGCATCATTGCGGGGTTGGGAGGAGCGTTTACCGGGGGAATACAGAACGGTCCGATTTTACGACGGATCGCAATAACAGTGGGGGGGATTGCGCTCGCTGCGCTGGGTGTCGCCATCCTCCTCTATCCAGACCTTACGACGGCAGGTATCGTGAAGATCCTGGGGATATTCATCTTCATTGCGGGGATCGTGTCGCTTGCCGGATCCGTCGTTCTCCGGGCAAGGATCCGGAGGTGCGCACCGCGGGAAGTCGAGGTGCCCGAAAAATACCTTGAATGA
- a CDS encoding helix-turn-helix transcriptional regulator — MDPLQIYERHHKLIHSIYSSRLKVQILLTLNQGNASLAHLRTVTGSTSQALIPKIRNLESQVLIEASNYEYLLTPLGKVVAGNVQDYVEMMGGIGRHARFWASHDLSGLPPDFLRAIGDLHEGEVKSDTTTDMFFVYSHYLEILKDAKYIHGISSVASPGLATFLAEKVALGVPVDLVVNDEVISLLTQDPYASNMKDLSDFPNFRIWVTNELLYLGLTVTDRHLSMGLYNKDRKLYDSASDLFSEDPDAVAWGERLFQHYKSRAEHLSVSSIFDE, encoded by the coding sequence ATGGATCCTCTCCAGATCTATGAACGACATCACAAGCTGATCCACTCGATCTACAGCTCCCGGCTCAAGGTCCAGATCCTCCTGACCCTCAACCAGGGTAATGCCTCGCTTGCGCACCTGAGAACGGTGACCGGAAGCACCTCCCAGGCCCTCATCCCCAAGATCCGGAACCTGGAGTCGCAGGTACTCATTGAAGCCTCGAATTACGAGTACCTCCTGACACCTCTCGGCAAAGTCGTCGCAGGAAACGTGCAGGACTACGTGGAGATGATGGGAGGCATAGGGCGTCATGCAAGGTTTTGGGCATCTCATGACCTCTCTGGCCTCCCCCCCGATTTTTTGCGAGCCATAGGAGACCTTCACGAGGGCGAGGTGAAAAGCGACACCACCACGGACATGTTTTTTGTCTATTCTCATTATCTGGAGATCCTGAAGGATGCGAAGTACATCCACGGCATCTCCTCGGTCGCAAGCCCGGGGTTGGCCACGTTCCTGGCGGAGAAGGTTGCCCTTGGGGTGCCGGTGGACCTGGTGGTGAACGACGAGGTCATCTCACTCCTTACCCAGGACCCGTATGCGAGCAACATGAAAGATCTCTCGGATTTCCCGAATTTCAGGATCTGGGTGACGAATGAACTGCTCTATTTAGGGCTCACGGTTACGGACCGGCACCTCTCCATGGGGTTGTACAATAAAGACCGGAAACTATACGATAGTGCATCCGATCTCTTCTCGGAGGACCCGGATGCGGTAGCGTGGGGGGAACGGCTGTTCCAGCATTATAAGTCCCGCGCGGAACACCTCAGTGTTTCCAGTATATTCGATGAATAA
- a CDS encoding DUF2703 domain-containing protein — MGRSELVVTWEHSTGAPRPCYWAYDTAKPFSLLLDEIGPLMARDGISITHGESLVPGTGRTRILLNGLALEDLLSGVGAAQDYCRASRCMATGETYRHVVRKDGTPCEEAPEIYFRKAILFALEEPEKVNGGQEYL, encoded by the coding sequence ATGGGAAGATCGGAACTGGTGGTCACATGGGAGCACAGCACCGGTGCACCCCGGCCGTGCTACTGGGCGTACGATACCGCCAAGCCGTTCTCACTCCTGCTTGATGAGATCGGACCCCTCATGGCCCGGGATGGCATCTCAATTACACACGGGGAGAGCCTCGTCCCCGGAACCGGGAGAACCCGGATCCTGCTCAACGGTCTCGCGCTCGAAGACCTCCTTTCAGGGGTGGGGGCCGCACAGGACTATTGCCGGGCATCCCGGTGCATGGCGACCGGGGAAACCTACCGCCATGTAGTCCGGAAGGACGGCACCCCCTGCGAGGAGGCTCCCGAGATCTACTTCAGGAAGGCGATCCTTTTCGCCCTCGAGGAGCCGGAAAAGGTAAACGGCGGTCAGGAATATCTCTAA
- a CDS encoding DUF5814 domain-containing protein yields MISEKARFRYARKLERVAGFRIPDLAFHGATLDAICTRLDFDHLDHTMRDQVLAFFNAFLRCKCRESPHCGCPERKFAREIIELRETGLDHRQIASYLLEEYGIDIYPADLLSFLEDSVHALEAIRDIAALRNREVLLANAEEHIALIER; encoded by the coding sequence GTGATCTCCGAGAAAGCCCGTTTCAGGTATGCGAGAAAACTGGAACGTGTGGCCGGGTTCCGGATCCCGGATCTCGCGTTCCACGGTGCCACGCTGGACGCGATATGCACCAGGCTGGATTTCGACCATCTCGATCACACGATGAGGGATCAGGTCCTCGCCTTCTTCAATGCATTTCTCCGCTGCAAGTGCAGGGAGAGCCCTCATTGCGGGTGTCCCGAGCGTAAATTCGCCAGGGAGATCATCGAACTCAGGGAGACCGGGCTCGACCACCGCCAGATCGCCTCCTACCTCCTCGAGGAGTACGGGATCGATATTTACCCGGCCGACCTCCTCAGTTTCCTGGAGGATTCCGTCCACGCGCTGGAGGCTATCCGGGACATCGCGGCACTCCGGAACCGGGAGGTCCTCCTCGCCAATGCGGAGGAGCACATCGCGCTCATCGAACGGTAA
- a CDS encoding DUF1848 domain-containing protein, with amino-acid sequence MAWRKGWERVKIKAPGGILSRDAVAPVIVSASRSTDIPAFYGNWFAERLRKGYAARVNPFSGKTEYVSFQKTRLIVFWTKNPAPFFEYLPDLDAGGFSYLFQYTLNDYEKERLEPGVPDMEERIASFTELADRIGKGRMVWRYDPILLSRSIDAEEILVRIGDAGDALRGATGRMIISFIDIARYPRVRRNLASAGFADVREPAADEIETLCRGLAELNQRWNFTISACGEPWDCTRFGIAGGSCINYHQIISEFPHDSPLMDFLSAPVTEKGLIRGLRALKDPGQRSSCGCIVAKDIGQYSTCPHLCTYCYANASPSAVARNITRIRAQGQDTESILGRSRE; translated from the coding sequence ATGGCCTGGAGGAAAGGGTGGGAGCGGGTGAAGATAAAAGCCCCCGGGGGAATATTGTCCCGCGATGCGGTTGCCCCGGTGATCGTGTCCGCAAGCCGATCTACTGATATCCCTGCGTTTTACGGCAACTGGTTTGCGGAACGTCTCAGGAAAGGGTACGCGGCCCGTGTCAACCCGTTTTCCGGGAAGACCGAGTACGTTTCGTTCCAAAAAACCCGGCTCATCGTTTTCTGGACGAAAAACCCCGCACCGTTCTTCGAATATCTTCCCGACCTCGATGCGGGCGGTTTCTCCTATCTTTTCCAGTATACCCTGAACGACTACGAAAAGGAACGGCTTGAACCAGGCGTACCGGATATGGAAGAACGGATCGCATCCTTCACAGAGCTCGCAGACCGGATAGGGAAGGGGCGAATGGTATGGAGATACGACCCGATTCTCCTGTCCCGTTCGATCGACGCCGAGGAGATTCTTGTCCGGATTGGGGATGCTGGGGATGCACTCCGCGGGGCGACCGGGAGAATGATCATCAGTTTCATCGATATCGCACGATATCCGCGGGTCCGGCGGAATCTTGCATCTGCAGGGTTCGCAGATGTCCGCGAACCTGCGGCCGACGAGATCGAGACACTCTGCAGGGGACTCGCAGAACTGAACCAGAGATGGAACTTTACCATCTCCGCCTGTGGAGAACCCTGGGACTGTACCAGGTTCGGGATAGCCGGTGGATCGTGTATAAATTACCATCAGATCATATCCGAATTCCCTCATGACTCTCCGCTCATGGATTTTTTGAGCGCACCCGTCACCGAAAAAGGTCTCATCAGGGGATTGCGAGCATTAAAGGATCCCGGGCAGCGAAGCAGTTGCGGGTGTATTGTCGCGAAGGACATCGGCCAGTACAGCACATGTCCCCATCTCTGCACCTACTGCTACGCCAATGCGTCTCCGTCAGCGGTCGCCAGGAATATCACGAGGATACGGGCTCAGGGTCAGGACACAGAATCCATTCTCGGCAGATCCCGCGAATAA
- a CDS encoding DUF1894 domain-containing protein, translating to MVSTERCINKLRAAVVMKDTTAEEINEYIRKNCSEYYEIPPNFRFKCITVLLQAPMLVGFKIKKKKILLPFEKICFGPILYEINATDEDFNFIRNATKNEEISE from the coding sequence ATGGTTTCAACCGAACGCTGCATCAACAAGCTCCGGGCAGCGGTGGTAATGAAAGATACCACGGCAGAAGAGATCAATGAGTACATCCGCAAAAATTGCAGCGAATATTACGAAATACCTCCGAATTTCAGGTTCAAATGTATCACCGTGCTGCTTCAGGCCCCCATGCTGGTCGGATTCAAGATAAAGAAGAAAAAGATACTCCTGCCATTCGAGAAGATCTGTTTCGGACCGATACTTTACGAGATAAACGCGACCGATGAAGATTTTAATTTCATTCGAAACGCCACAAAGAATGAAGAGATCTCCGAATAA
- a CDS encoding tRNA sulfurtransferase encodes MGRGNPPEFPGVVLVRYGELFLKSEPVKRQFTGALLRNMGAAMESEGLVYTCEVHRGRILVHGPDPGRIAAVLSRVFGVVEVAVAVLTPPDPEEIAKAALGLAAERLSPGMTFAVRARRQGVEGITSQELGAITGSRIYDAIGGLRVNLDSPDYEVFVELREFGGLVYDHPVPAPGGLPWGTQGPVISLLSSGIDSPVASWLMMKRGCIVEHLHFDGGAFAGSDVLSMALRHHATLSGWCRGYPFILNVCDAEFFYRELVDKVPPRYRCVLCKRFMFRVGSLLAEQRGALALVTGDNLGQVASQTLPNMAAISGAAGRVPVLRPLIANDKNDTITMARKIGTFRQERQGDLGCRAVPGMPATKTTSDELERLEKRLGMDDLVAGALSRCRQVTARNGEIAEDGNGQGSTLQG; translated from the coding sequence ATGGGTAGAGGAAATCCCCCGGAATTCCCCGGCGTCGTGCTCGTCCGGTATGGTGAGCTGTTCCTGAAGAGCGAACCGGTCAAACGACAGTTCACGGGAGCATTGCTTCGCAATATGGGTGCCGCAATGGAATCGGAAGGGCTCGTGTATACCTGCGAGGTGCACCGGGGAAGGATCCTGGTCCATGGCCCGGACCCCGGAAGGATTGCCGCGGTGCTCTCCCGGGTCTTCGGGGTCGTGGAGGTGGCGGTCGCTGTACTCACCCCTCCCGACCCGGAAGAGATTGCAAAAGCCGCCCTTGGTCTCGCGGCAGAACGGCTCTCTCCGGGAATGACCTTCGCGGTCCGGGCCCGGAGGCAGGGCGTGGAGGGAATAACGAGCCAGGAGCTGGGGGCGATCACGGGGTCCCGGATCTATGATGCCATCGGTGGTCTCCGCGTGAACCTCGATTCCCCGGACTATGAGGTATTCGTGGAACTCAGGGAGTTTGGCGGGCTGGTCTACGATCACCCTGTCCCGGCGCCGGGAGGGCTGCCCTGGGGAACCCAGGGTCCGGTCATCTCCCTTCTCTCGTCGGGGATCGATTCCCCGGTCGCATCGTGGCTGATGATGAAAAGGGGATGCATAGTGGAACACCTCCATTTCGACGGAGGGGCCTTTGCGGGATCGGATGTATTGTCCATGGCGCTCCGCCATCATGCGACTCTTTCGGGATGGTGCCGGGGCTATCCGTTTATCCTCAACGTCTGCGATGCGGAATTTTTTTACCGGGAACTGGTGGATAAAGTTCCTCCCCGTTACCGGTGCGTGCTCTGCAAGAGGTTTATGTTCCGCGTGGGAAGCCTCCTCGCCGAGCAGCGAGGGGCTCTGGCCCTGGTGACCGGCGACAACCTCGGCCAGGTGGCGTCCCAGACACTTCCCAATATGGCGGCGATCTCCGGTGCGGCCGGCAGGGTGCCGGTCCTCCGCCCGCTGATCGCGAATGACAAGAACGACACCATCACCATGGCCAGGAAGATCGGCACGTTCCGTCAGGAGCGGCAGGGCGACCTGGGATGCAGGGCAGTCCCGGGAATGCCCGCGACAAAGACCACCTCGGATGAACTGGAACGCCTGGAGAAACGGCTGGGTATGGACGACCTGGTGGCCGGGGCGCTCTCCCGGTGCAGGCAGGTCACCGCCCGGAACGGGGAGATCGCCGAAGACGGGAACGGACAGGGATCTACTCTGCAGGGGTAA
- a CDS encoding flavodoxin family protein, translated as MKIVGICSSPRGRKSRTLALVRAVLDGAREKGAFVELINIGSLSVGFCDACESCGKSGKCHVNDDFSGVLEQVRDADGLVLGSPVYVDNVSAQMKAFVDRMADAIHYQILAGKYGCSVATTWESGGDDVCRYLNHFVNYLGAVSVGSLSVILGDRPDLPSASLNDARLLGATLYESIATSFHDPSQEEWISENREFFTEIVKRNRKFRPDEYNLWVDQGWIR; from the coding sequence ATGAAGATCGTAGGGATATGTTCCAGCCCGAGAGGGAGGAAGAGCAGGACCCTGGCACTGGTCAGGGCAGTGCTCGATGGCGCCAGGGAGAAAGGGGCATTCGTGGAGTTGATAAATATCGGGTCGCTCTCGGTAGGATTCTGCGACGCGTGTGAAAGCTGCGGGAAGAGCGGGAAATGCCACGTTAACGATGATTTTTCCGGAGTTCTCGAGCAGGTCCGGGACGCGGACGGCCTGGTCCTCGGCTCCCCGGTGTATGTCGACAATGTGTCCGCCCAGATGAAAGCCTTCGTCGACAGGATGGCAGATGCCATCCATTACCAGATTCTCGCCGGAAAATACGGTTGTTCGGTTGCCACTACCTGGGAATCCGGTGGGGACGATGTCTGCAGGTATCTCAACCATTTCGTGAACTATCTCGGGGCGGTGAGCGTCGGAAGCCTCTCCGTCATCCTCGGCGACCGGCCGGACCTGCCGTCCGCATCGTTGAACGATGCACGACTGCTTGGGGCAACGCTCTACGAATCGATCGCCACCTCGTTCCACGACCCGTCGCAGGAAGAGTGGATTTCCGAGAACCGGGAATTTTTTACGGAGATCGTGAAGCGCAACAGGAAATTCCGACCCGATGAATACAACCTCTGGGTCGACCAGGGATGGATCAGATAA
- a CDS encoding DUF2150 family protein — MAKKKAPKETEQPLKLFYIFYNQERWDNWIATLRESSFEAADDSEEMPEGYRVLYNFSMDITLAVLKIVRLYQNQRFSKEEALEKLNQVEAIVMSEVAEDELEEYLESIQLSMLVLFASCRKFLEGEYPTDIKSLVKEGKKAIDADMENALDIAASIGANVINGASCCGKYVKDTLDQPTLFDEWLIEIESMSEAMGSLKNFDEVAGED; from the coding sequence ATGGCAAAGAAGAAGGCACCGAAGGAGACCGAACAGCCCCTGAAACTTTTCTATATCTTCTATAACCAGGAGCGGTGGGACAACTGGATCGCGACCCTTCGTGAATCGAGCTTCGAGGCCGCGGACGACAGCGAGGAGATGCCGGAAGGCTACCGGGTGCTCTACAACTTTTCCATGGACATCACCCTGGCGGTATTGAAGATCGTCAGACTCTACCAGAACCAGAGGTTCTCAAAGGAAGAGGCGCTGGAAAAACTGAACCAGGTCGAGGCAATCGTCATGAGCGAAGTCGCAGAGGACGAGCTGGAAGAGTACCTCGAATCGATCCAGCTCTCTATGCTGGTTCTCTTCGCCAGTTGCCGGAAGTTCCTCGAGGGGGAATATCCCACCGATATCAAGTCCCTGGTAAAAGAAGGGAAGAAAGCGATCGATGCCGACATGGAGAACGCGCTCGATATCGCAGCGAGCATCGGCGCGAACGTGATAAACGGTGCGTCATGTTGTGGTAAATACGTGAAAGACACGTTGGATCAGCCGACCCTGTTCGACGAATGGCTGATCGAGATCGAGAGCATGAGCGAGGCGATGGGCTCGCTGAAGAACTTCGACGAGGTCGCGGGAGAAGATTAG
- a CDS encoding NERD domain-containing protein translates to MGVRFFRGQRTRFEHEFRQQKEIARVLRKEFPHEQVYLITNVLVANGQIDCIILTRNGPVVLDLKAFKGEIRGRENGKWEVSAKDGDIPLPNLFSQARMHRQDFIDVMIPITRKYFPHIGEQNLRKIGSWLYFCKGSTYPEGQIDFRRVKWFRIVTAEDLTEKLRFIDSGYTFRPEDMDAIVHELRLQEYSLWTDRPVVPQAAKPAAKSKLPAKKWIALIVLLLALAVLVGVVLVVPGLKVAAINLLQGVLSMTGGVVQSISKDALKSNSTPYDSQQAIVYLNGIRVNNAMAPVPFEQAAYDLAMARAQDMNGFGYLGYTNPDTGESAPGLQELYGISPPDEVRESVYGQWNGYTYGIEIQAIDSWLSDKGNHERLMEPYQGAAIACSGGYCSFIGVLPGVPDDPGPGGNITPAE, encoded by the coding sequence ATGGGTGTCAGGTTTTTCAGGGGACAGCGAACACGCTTTGAACATGAGTTCCGGCAGCAGAAAGAGATCGCACGGGTGCTCCGGAAAGAATTCCCGCACGAGCAGGTCTACCTGATCACCAATGTCCTGGTCGCGAACGGCCAGATAGACTGCATTATTCTCACCAGAAACGGCCCTGTCGTCCTCGACCTCAAGGCGTTCAAAGGAGAGATACGTGGCAGAGAGAACGGGAAATGGGAGGTGAGCGCAAAGGATGGGGATATCCCCCTCCCGAACCTTTTTTCACAGGCCCGGATGCACCGCCAGGATTTTATCGACGTGATGATCCCGATCACCCGGAAATATTTCCCGCACATCGGGGAGCAGAACCTGCGGAAGATCGGCTCCTGGCTCTATTTTTGTAAAGGGAGCACGTATCCCGAGGGACAGATCGATTTCCGCCGGGTGAAATGGTTCCGTATCGTCACCGCGGAAGACCTCACCGAAAAACTCCGCTTCATAGACTCTGGATATACGTTCCGCCCCGAGGATATGGACGCCATCGTGCACGAACTCCGGCTCCAGGAATATTCCCTCTGGACCGACAGGCCCGTGGTCCCTCAGGCCGCAAAACCCGCCGCAAAGAGTAAACTTCCCGCAAAGAAATGGATCGCGCTGATCGTCCTGTTACTTGCCCTGGCAGTCCTCGTCGGGGTTGTTCTGGTCGTTCCCGGGCTCAAGGTGGCGGCGATAAACCTGTTGCAGGGTGTCCTCTCCATGACGGGAGGGGTCGTGCAGTCGATCTCCAAGGATGCCCTCAAGTCGAATTCCACCCCCTACGATTCCCAGCAGGCGATCGTGTACCTCAACGGGATCCGGGTCAACAACGCGATGGCCCCGGTCCCCTTCGAACAGGCTGCTTACGACCTTGCCATGGCAAGAGCACAAGATATGAACGGGTTCGGGTACCTCGGATACACAAACCCGGATACCGGGGAATCCGCGCCCGGGCTCCAGGAATTGTACGGTATATCCCCTCCCGACGAGGTGCGGGAGAGTGTCTACGGGCAGTGGAACGGGTACACCTACGGGATTGAGATCCAGGCGATCGATTCGTGGCTCTCGGACAAGGGGAACCATGAGCGGCTTATGGAACCGTATCAGGGCGCCGCCATCGCCTGCTCCGGGGGATACTGCTCATTCATCGGGGTATTACCCGGTGTTCCGGATGATCCCGGACCCGGCGGGAACATTACCCCTGCAGAGTAG